Sequence from the Paeniglutamicibacter cryotolerans genome:
GTAGATCGAGTTGTTGGTCAGCACCAGGAAGCGCTTCCCCGTGGACACCCAGTGCGAAATGAGTTCCGCTGCGCCGGGAACGGCCTGGTTCTCGTGGACCAGGACCCCGTCCATGTCGGTGAGCCAGCATTCGATGTCTGCCGGAGTGCGGTCAAGCTTGGTTGCCACGGTGGAGTCCTTTCGCGAAAATGCTGGTCAAGACCAGTCTCTCAGCTGGCAGCCGGCCGTGCGGTTGATCCTGGTCACAACCACTTGTTCTTTTTGAAAATCACATACAACCCGACGCTCAGGGAAGCCATCAGCACCAGGGCCGCCGGGTAGCCCCATGCGAAGGACAACTCCGGCATGTCGTGGAAGTTCATCCCGTAGATGCTGCCGATCAGGCTCGGCGCAAACAGGATCGCGGCCCAGGAGGAAATCTTCTTCATCTGCTCGTTCTGGGCCACGCCAGCCTCCGTGGCCTGTTGCGATGCCAGCGTGGAGCTGAGCGAAAGCAGGTTGGTGAGCAGGGCACGGAAGGAGGTTATGCGTTCGGCGATCCTGATGGCGTGGTCCTGGACGTCGATGAGCTTGCGGTCCAGCTCGATCGCCTCGTGGCGGTTGGTTGTGATGGCCGCGACGTCTTTGCGCAGCTGTTCGAGCACGGCCTCCAACGGCGCAACAGCCCGCTGGAATTCGATGACCTCGCGGGAGAGTTCGTAGATGCGCCGCGAAACGACGCTCTCACCGGAGAACAGCTGATCCTCGATTTCGTCGATATCGTTGCCCAGCCCCGCCGCCACCGGCTCGTATTCGTCGATGACCTGGTCCAGCACCGCATAGAGGACGGCAGGCGGGCCGAGCGACAGCAGGTCCGGTTCGTCCTCCAACCGCTTGCGCACGATGGATAACTGCGGGGATTCGGCATGCCGGACGGTGACCACGAAGTCCGACCCGGCGTAGACGTGCAATTCGCCGAACTCGACCTTCTCGATGTCGTCGATGTAGCGGGCCGGGCGCAGCACGACGAACAGGTGTTCGCCGTAGTGATCCAGCTTCGGCCGCTGGTGCCCGGCCAGGGTATCTTCCACCGCCAGTGCGTGCAGCTCCAGCTCCGCCGCGACCTCCTCCATTTCGCCTGCGTCCGGCCGGTAGAGCCCCAGCCAACACATGCCGCCGGTGGCTTTCAGGTCTTCAAACGTTTCGCTGAGCGACTCCGGCTTTAACACCCGCTTGCCTTCGACGTAGATCGCGTTTTCAACTATTGGCATGGGCGACTCCTGGAATCAGCCGGACCCGGTCGGGTCCGTGGCCGCGCCGTTGCGCGGACACCTTCAGTCTTTCACCCCGGGCCGCTCCGGCCCGGCTACCGCGCGTCGGGCCCCGCCGAAGCCACTACCCTTGAAGGGTGACTTCAGCCCCTGAACCCGTTGCGAAAGAGCCCGGCTCCGTCGAGCCCGCTGCCGAACCGATCCACGATGAACGCCCGGAAGTGGGCCTCGGCCCGTGGGAGGGCATGTGGCCGCAAGAGGAGCACTACGACCCGGAGCTGCTGGCAGAGGGCGACCGCCGCAACGTGCTGGACAAATACCGGTACTGGAAGATGGACGCGATCATCGCCGAGCTCGATACGCGGCGCCACGAGTTCCACATCGCCATCGAAAACTGGCAGCATGACATGAACATCGGCACCGTGGTGCGCACCGCCAACGCCTTCCTCGCCAAAGAGGTGCACATCATCGGCCGACGCCGCTGGAATCGCCGCGGGGCCATGGTCACCGACCGCTACCAGCACGTACGCCACCACGCCACGGTAGAGGAGTTCACCGCCTGGGCGCATGCGGAAGGGCTGGCGATCATCGGCATCGACATCTTCCCGGATTCCCAGCAACTGGAAACCTATGAACTACCGCGCAAATGCGTGCTGGTTTTCGGCCAGGAGGGGCCCGGGCTCAGCGCAGAGGTCCATGCGGCGGCCGAGGCGACGTTGTCCATTGAACAATTCGGCTCCACGCGGTCCATTAATGCGGCATCGGCGGCGGGTATTGCCATGCACGCATGGATCCGCCGCCATGTCTTCAACCAGCGGGTCAGGTAGTCGACGCCATTTTCAAGTAGCCCGAACCCCTATCTCAGGGCAGATGCGTAAGCTACCGTGAGGCGTGAGCGCGCGGTTCTTGGGGAGCCGCCTACCGATCCTGACGACTATGGTCCGGCCGGTTGCTTGGGATCCCTTTCTTGCGGGAGGGATGGCGAGAGGAGTCGGGCACATGTCTTTACATCGGGTGAATCACCGGCCCACCTCCCGAAGCGCTGGGGCGCATCCGGTACGCACCATGGGAGTTGCCTTAGCGGTGGCGGCGGTCTTTGCCTCGACCGGCACCACCTTCTCCCCGCTGTTGGAAGCCCCGGTCTTGGCCAACGCCCTGGGAACAGCCGCCGCGGCCGTCCCGGCTGTCTATGTTTCACCGATGGCCGACGTGGACGCGGTGACCTGGGAAGGCGCCCAATTGCGCAGCAACCCGGCGGCCGTCGAAGATGTCGAGGGCATGCCCGGAGGCCTCTCGGGACAGAACCTGCCCCAGGGAATCTCCAATGACACCGGCTATCTGCCCGCGGCGACGGCATTGCCCGGGGGGCTCTCCTTCATCCATCCCGTCACTTCCCGGTACATCACCAGCCCCTACGGTTGGCGCCATAACCCCACCGGTCCAGGCATGCAGATCCATATCGGACAGGATTACGCTCAGGTCTGCGGGGCGCCGGTGCGGGCGGCTGCTGATGGCGTGGTTATCCAGTCTGCCTGGGCCGGGCACTCCGGCCAACGGGTGACCATCGACCACGGCAACGGAATCCGCACCGGCTATAGCCACAACTCGCAGCTCATCGCCCGAGTAGGCGAGCAGGTCAAGCAGGGCCAGATCATTTCGCTGGTCGGGACCACCGGCAACTCCACCGGCTGCCACCTTCACCTTGAAGTCATCATCAACGGCCGCTGGGTCGACCCGAGGAACTACCTCCCGATCATCCCGGGCCAACCCCGGCCCCTGGTGGACTCGAGCAACACCACGGTTGCAGCCGAACCGATCACCAACACCGGAGCGCCACGGGTTCAGGCTCAGGAGACTGGTGACCAGAGCCCGTATTTGCCTGCCATCGCCCGTCCGCCGGCAGCATCGGCCCCGGCCATGCACAAGGAGCCGAAGCAGCCCGCCAAACCGACTGCGCCCACCGAAGCGCCCAAGCCAAAGCCGATGCCTGAACCGACGAAGGCGCCGTCGAGCCCGCACCCCGACAAGACGCCATCGCCCCCCAAGAAACCACTCAAACCATCGCCGACTCCCTCGAAGATCCCCCCGCCCGTGAGCGCTCCGAAGCCGAGCATGACGCCTTCTGATCCGACCGCGGCGCCAAGCGCCACTCAGGCCACGGCTCCGACGCCAGCGATGCCGACTCCGGCTCCGACCGCGGCTCCGACCGCGGCTCCGACGCCAGCGATGCCGACTGGGGCTCCGACCGCGGCTCCGACGCCATCGACTTCGGCGGCACCACCCACCTCGTCAGCCCCGACCCCAACGATGCCGGCTCCGACGCCAAGTGCCACTGCGACTCCTCCTGCTTCATCGACGCCATCGACTTCGGCGGCACCACCCACCTCGTCAGCCCCGGCGCCAACAGCTGAACCCTCGAATTCGCCGTCGACCCCGCCGCCGGGAGAACCGGAACCCGAGGTGGCTCCTGCGCAGAAGTCGGATCTGCCCGTGGGATCCATTTGCGAGTTGGAGCCTGTCGTGGTGCCGACCGAAGGGAAGATACAGGCGCAGGCGCAGGCGAAGGAGAAGGGCGACCCCGAAACGGGCATCGTGTCGGAGGACGGCTACTGCCTTCCCCCGGCCAAGCCCGGGCAGGCGTCCCAGGTGATTGAAACGCCACCAGCCAGGAAGGATTCCTGATCCCCGGAGAAGCAAAGGGGATGCCATCAACGGTGGAAGGCCGGCCGCGTCATGCGACCGGCCTTCCACACGCCATGTCGCTAAGATGGTGTTGAGCCAACGAGGTCTACTCCCAACCGCCCTTTTCCATCACAGGAGTCAGCATGCCCATCGCAAGCCCGGATCGTTACAACGCCATGATCGACGCCGCCAAGTCCGGCGGATACGCCTTCCCGGCGGTCAACGTGACCTCTTCGCAGACCCTGAACGCCGCCATCCGTGGCTTTGCCGAGGCGGAGTCCGATGGCATCATCCAGGTTTCCACCGGTGGTGCGGCCTACTGGTCCGGATCCTCGATCAAGAACATGGTCACCGGCTCGCTG
This genomic interval carries:
- a CDS encoding magnesium and cobalt transport protein CorA is translated as MPIVENAIYVEGKRVLKPESLSETFEDLKATGGMCWLGLYRPDAGEMEEVAAELELHALAVEDTLAGHQRPKLDHYGEHLFVVLRPARYIDDIEKVEFGELHVYAGSDFVVTVRHAESPQLSIVRKRLEDEPDLLSLGPPAVLYAVLDQVIDEYEPVAAGLGNDIDEIEDQLFSGESVVSRRIYELSREVIEFQRAVAPLEAVLEQLRKDVAAITTNRHEAIELDRKLIDVQDHAIRIAERITSFRALLTNLLSLSSTLASQQATEAGVAQNEQMKKISSWAAILFAPSLIGSIYGMNFHDMPELSFAWGYPAALVLMASLSVGLYVIFKKNKWL
- a CDS encoding TrmH family RNA methyltransferase; its protein translation is MWPQEEHYDPELLAEGDRRNVLDKYRYWKMDAIIAELDTRRHEFHIAIENWQHDMNIGTVVRTANAFLAKEVHIIGRRRWNRRGAMVTDRYQHVRHHATVEEFTAWAHAEGLAIIGIDIFPDSQQLETYELPRKCVLVFGQEGPGLSAEVHAAAEATLSIEQFGSTRSINAASAAGIAMHAWIRRHVFNQRVR
- a CDS encoding M23 family metallopeptidase; translated protein: MGVALAVAAVFASTGTTFSPLLEAPVLANALGTAAAAVPAVYVSPMADVDAVTWEGAQLRSNPAAVEDVEGMPGGLSGQNLPQGISNDTGYLPAATALPGGLSFIHPVTSRYITSPYGWRHNPTGPGMQIHIGQDYAQVCGAPVRAAADGVVIQSAWAGHSGQRVTIDHGNGIRTGYSHNSQLIARVGEQVKQGQIISLVGTTGNSTGCHLHLEVIINGRWVDPRNYLPIIPGQPRPLVDSSNTTVAAEPITNTGAPRVQAQETGDQSPYLPAIARPPAASAPAMHKEPKQPAKPTAPTEAPKPKPMPEPTKAPSSPHPDKTPSPPKKPLKPSPTPSKIPPPVSAPKPSMTPSDPTAAPSATQATAPTPAMPTPAPTAAPTAAPTPAMPTGAPTAAPTPSTSAAPPTSSAPTPTMPAPTPSATATPPASSTPSTSAAPPTSSAPAPTAEPSNSPSTPPPGEPEPEVAPAQKSDLPVGSICELEPVVVPTEGKIQAQAQAKEKGDPETGIVSEDGYCLPPAKPGQASQVIETPPARKDS